From Toxorhynchites rutilus septentrionalis strain SRP chromosome 2, ASM2978413v1, whole genome shotgun sequence, a single genomic window includes:
- the LOC129767691 gene encoding uncharacterized protein LOC129767691 isoform X2 — MCYDIFRRRIVFAIAIRNISCFTCFLSAVSRNCCAMGNSQSSKVNSGEVSASQISPSTGTVEPNPSGTSNTHKGMIRTASGADLQDRFQTQYHPVEKLGKILVKKCEEEHGVSGITGDIFARYVFPRFPDLGLKLFKYLRHNSRAKTEHLGLIAFRQQCEKFLAILDDSVVLENYVKMFGDLNETDLIKPDNFKDLLRTCYNLAMAHYQDGPQSCLLLNRTLDSVVQSCFFTKESLSSGYICRWLENNVPRLVPPIHKYCVHALSTSHRTIIDKNMKNNSDTVVSISAINAGEASYGLELQTPILEKGVPNFNGNSSAQTGSSKSLSQEERDKLNIQQPLLPVSEAWLLAGALPPVYSKPQSVQSSLNSSSSNLASQVFMSKLLSMVPSHWTLLYDSRLDGAGTNRFLHHVLGYRGPNLILFRCDDDLLFGVANPNEWRETHLYVGDEDSCCLQLLPKFVLLEKKPKSLFLNTHIRGYPKGLRAGSDPRKPVLIVDEHFEKLEHRGLQHKILSIEVWGCGNQQQREIQLDIKKWQIKEAERQRTVKMTAADWMDHPDRYLLELGGRKNYNNSSS, encoded by the exons ATGTGTTACGATATTTTCAGGCGTAGAATTGTTTTCGCAATTGCAATTCGCAACATTTCATGTTTTACCTGTTTTTTATCAG CGGTGTCTAGGAACTGTTGTGCAATGGGGAACTCCCAAAGCAGCAAAGTAAATTCTGGTGAGGTCAGTGCTAGCCAAATTTCTCCATCAACTGGGACTGTTGAACCAAATCCATCTGGAACGTCTAATACGCATAAAGGAATGATTCGCACAGCAAGTGGTGCTGACCTGCAAGATCGTTTTCAAACACAATACCATCCCGTAGAAAAATTAGGGAAGATTCTGGTGAAAAAATGCGAAGAAGAACATGGGGTCAGTGGAATAACTGGAGACATTTTTGCT AGATACGTTTTTCCTAGGTTTCCGGATTTGGGACTAAAACTATTTAAATACCTGCGACACAATAGTCGGGCAAAGACGGAACATTTAGGTTTGATTGCATTCAGACAGCAGTGCGAAAAATTCTTAGCTATTTTAGATGACTCCGTTGTTTTGGAAAACTACGTAAAAATGTTCGGGGATCTCAATGAAACAGATTTGATAAAACCTGATAACTTCAAGGACTTGTTAAGGACTTGCTATAATCTTGCTATGGCGCATTATCAAGATGGCCCGCAAAGCTGTCTGCTG CTTAACCGTACCCTAGATTCTGTCGTACAATCGTGTTTCTTCACGAAAGAATCACTCAGTTCGGGTTATATCTGCCGTTGGTTGGAAAATAATGTGCCACGTTTAGTACCCCCCATACATAAGTATTGCGTACACGCTTTAAGTACTTCTCATCGAACGATTAttgataaaaacatgaaaaacaacagtGATACGGTTGTATCAATCAGTGCCATAAATGCTGGAGAAGCTAGCTATGGTTTGGAATTACAAACACCAATATTAGAGAAAGGAGTTCCGAATTTCAACGGAAATTCTTCAGCACAAACTGGCTCTAGTAAATCATTATCCCAGGAGGAACGAGATAAGTTGAACATTCAACAGCCTCTCCTGCCAGTTTCGGAAGCTTGGTTATTGGCTGGTGCGTTACCTCCCGTTTATTCGAAGCCTCAATCTGTTCAATCTTCGCTAAATTCAAGTTCTTCAAATTTGGCGTCACAG gtattcatgtccaaattaTTATCAATGGTACCTTCGCATTGGACATTACTCTATGACTCACGACTAGATGGTGCCGGTACAAATCGATTTCTTCATCATGTATTAGGGTATCGTGGTCCAAATCTGATACTATTTCGATGTGACGATGATCTTCTTTTTGGTGTTGCCAATCCAAATGAGTGGCGTGAAACACATCTTTACGTTGGTGATGAGGACAGTTGCTGTCTACAGCTACTTCCAAA GTTTGTGTTGCTTGAAAAAAAACCCAAGAGTCTTTTTTTAAATACTCATATTCGAGGATACCCTAAGGGACTTCGGGCCGGATCCGATCCACGTAAACCAGTTTTGATTGTAGATgaacattttgaaaaattggAGCATCGCGGACTGCAACACAAAATACTATCAATTGAAGTTTGGGGTTGTGGAAATCAACAACAACGTGAAATTCAGTTGGACATAAAGAAATGGCAAATCAAAGAAGCCGAACGTCAACGAACTGTTAAAATGACGGCAGCAGATTGGATGGACCATCCTGATCGATACTTACTAGAGCTTGGAGGACgcaaaaattataataattctTCGTCATAA
- the LOC129767691 gene encoding uncharacterized protein LOC129767691 isoform X3, translating to MGNSQSSKVNSGEVSASQISPSTGTVEPNPSGTSNTHKGMIRTASGADLQDRFQTQYHPVEKLGKILVKKCEEEHGVSGITGDIFARYVFPRFPDLGLKLFKYLRHNSRAKTEHLGLIAFRQQCEKFLAILDDSVVLENYVKMFGDLNETDLIKPDNFKDLLRTCYNLAMAHYQDGPQSCLLMNDDLQSLNRTLDSVVQSCFFTKESLSSGYICRWLENNVPRLVPPIHKYCVHALSTSHRTIIDKNMKNNSDTVVSISAINAGEASYGLELQTPILEKGVPNFNGNSSAQTGSSKSLSQEERDKLNIQQPLLPVSEAWLLAGALPPVYSKPQSVQSSLNSSSSNLASQVFMSKLLSMVPSHWTLLYDSRLDGAGTNRFLHHVLGYRGPNLILFRCDDDLLFGVANPNEWRETHLYVGDEDSCCLQLLPKFVLLEKKPKSLFLNTHIRGYPKGLRAGSDPRKPVLIVDEHFEKLEHRGLQHKILSIEVWGCGNQQQREIQLDIKKWQIKEAERQRTVKMTAADWMDHPDRYLLELGGRKNYNNSSS from the exons ATGGGGAACTCCCAAAGCAGCAAAGTAAATTCTGGTGAGGTCAGTGCTAGCCAAATTTCTCCATCAACTGGGACTGTTGAACCAAATCCATCTGGAACGTCTAATACGCATAAAGGAATGATTCGCACAGCAAGTGGTGCTGACCTGCAAGATCGTTTTCAAACACAATACCATCCCGTAGAAAAATTAGGGAAGATTCTGGTGAAAAAATGCGAAGAAGAACATGGGGTCAGTGGAATAACTGGAGACATTTTTGCT AGATACGTTTTTCCTAGGTTTCCGGATTTGGGACTAAAACTATTTAAATACCTGCGACACAATAGTCGGGCAAAGACGGAACATTTAGGTTTGATTGCATTCAGACAGCAGTGCGAAAAATTCTTAGCTATTTTAGATGACTCCGTTGTTTTGGAAAACTACGTAAAAATGTTCGGGGATCTCAATGAAACAGATTTGATAAAACCTGATAACTTCAAGGACTTGTTAAGGACTTGCTATAATCTTGCTATGGCGCATTATCAAGATGGCCCGCAAAGCTGTCTGCTG ATGAATGATGATTTACAATCG CTTAACCGTACCCTAGATTCTGTCGTACAATCGTGTTTCTTCACGAAAGAATCACTCAGTTCGGGTTATATCTGCCGTTGGTTGGAAAATAATGTGCCACGTTTAGTACCCCCCATACATAAGTATTGCGTACACGCTTTAAGTACTTCTCATCGAACGATTAttgataaaaacatgaaaaacaacagtGATACGGTTGTATCAATCAGTGCCATAAATGCTGGAGAAGCTAGCTATGGTTTGGAATTACAAACACCAATATTAGAGAAAGGAGTTCCGAATTTCAACGGAAATTCTTCAGCACAAACTGGCTCTAGTAAATCATTATCCCAGGAGGAACGAGATAAGTTGAACATTCAACAGCCTCTCCTGCCAGTTTCGGAAGCTTGGTTATTGGCTGGTGCGTTACCTCCCGTTTATTCGAAGCCTCAATCTGTTCAATCTTCGCTAAATTCAAGTTCTTCAAATTTGGCGTCACAG gtattcatgtccaaattaTTATCAATGGTACCTTCGCATTGGACATTACTCTATGACTCACGACTAGATGGTGCCGGTACAAATCGATTTCTTCATCATGTATTAGGGTATCGTGGTCCAAATCTGATACTATTTCGATGTGACGATGATCTTCTTTTTGGTGTTGCCAATCCAAATGAGTGGCGTGAAACACATCTTTACGTTGGTGATGAGGACAGTTGCTGTCTACAGCTACTTCCAAA GTTTGTGTTGCTTGAAAAAAAACCCAAGAGTCTTTTTTTAAATACTCATATTCGAGGATACCCTAAGGGACTTCGGGCCGGATCCGATCCACGTAAACCAGTTTTGATTGTAGATgaacattttgaaaaattggAGCATCGCGGACTGCAACACAAAATACTATCAATTGAAGTTTGGGGTTGTGGAAATCAACAACAACGTGAAATTCAGTTGGACATAAAGAAATGGCAAATCAAAGAAGCCGAACGTCAACGAACTGTTAAAATGACGGCAGCAGATTGGATGGACCATCCTGATCGATACTTACTAGAGCTTGGAGGACgcaaaaattataataattctTCGTCATAA
- the LOC129767691 gene encoding uncharacterized protein LOC129767691 isoform X1: MCYDIFRRRIVFAIAIRNISCFTCFLSAVSRNCCAMGNSQSSKVNSGEVSASQISPSTGTVEPNPSGTSNTHKGMIRTASGADLQDRFQTQYHPVEKLGKILVKKCEEEHGVSGITGDIFARYVFPRFPDLGLKLFKYLRHNSRAKTEHLGLIAFRQQCEKFLAILDDSVVLENYVKMFGDLNETDLIKPDNFKDLLRTCYNLAMAHYQDGPQSCLLMNDDLQSLNRTLDSVVQSCFFTKESLSSGYICRWLENNVPRLVPPIHKYCVHALSTSHRTIIDKNMKNNSDTVVSISAINAGEASYGLELQTPILEKGVPNFNGNSSAQTGSSKSLSQEERDKLNIQQPLLPVSEAWLLAGALPPVYSKPQSVQSSLNSSSSNLASQVFMSKLLSMVPSHWTLLYDSRLDGAGTNRFLHHVLGYRGPNLILFRCDDDLLFGVANPNEWRETHLYVGDEDSCCLQLLPKFVLLEKKPKSLFLNTHIRGYPKGLRAGSDPRKPVLIVDEHFEKLEHRGLQHKILSIEVWGCGNQQQREIQLDIKKWQIKEAERQRTVKMTAADWMDHPDRYLLELGGRKNYNNSSS; encoded by the exons ATGTGTTACGATATTTTCAGGCGTAGAATTGTTTTCGCAATTGCAATTCGCAACATTTCATGTTTTACCTGTTTTTTATCAG CGGTGTCTAGGAACTGTTGTGCAATGGGGAACTCCCAAAGCAGCAAAGTAAATTCTGGTGAGGTCAGTGCTAGCCAAATTTCTCCATCAACTGGGACTGTTGAACCAAATCCATCTGGAACGTCTAATACGCATAAAGGAATGATTCGCACAGCAAGTGGTGCTGACCTGCAAGATCGTTTTCAAACACAATACCATCCCGTAGAAAAATTAGGGAAGATTCTGGTGAAAAAATGCGAAGAAGAACATGGGGTCAGTGGAATAACTGGAGACATTTTTGCT AGATACGTTTTTCCTAGGTTTCCGGATTTGGGACTAAAACTATTTAAATACCTGCGACACAATAGTCGGGCAAAGACGGAACATTTAGGTTTGATTGCATTCAGACAGCAGTGCGAAAAATTCTTAGCTATTTTAGATGACTCCGTTGTTTTGGAAAACTACGTAAAAATGTTCGGGGATCTCAATGAAACAGATTTGATAAAACCTGATAACTTCAAGGACTTGTTAAGGACTTGCTATAATCTTGCTATGGCGCATTATCAAGATGGCCCGCAAAGCTGTCTGCTG ATGAATGATGATTTACAATCG CTTAACCGTACCCTAGATTCTGTCGTACAATCGTGTTTCTTCACGAAAGAATCACTCAGTTCGGGTTATATCTGCCGTTGGTTGGAAAATAATGTGCCACGTTTAGTACCCCCCATACATAAGTATTGCGTACACGCTTTAAGTACTTCTCATCGAACGATTAttgataaaaacatgaaaaacaacagtGATACGGTTGTATCAATCAGTGCCATAAATGCTGGAGAAGCTAGCTATGGTTTGGAATTACAAACACCAATATTAGAGAAAGGAGTTCCGAATTTCAACGGAAATTCTTCAGCACAAACTGGCTCTAGTAAATCATTATCCCAGGAGGAACGAGATAAGTTGAACATTCAACAGCCTCTCCTGCCAGTTTCGGAAGCTTGGTTATTGGCTGGTGCGTTACCTCCCGTTTATTCGAAGCCTCAATCTGTTCAATCTTCGCTAAATTCAAGTTCTTCAAATTTGGCGTCACAG gtattcatgtccaaattaTTATCAATGGTACCTTCGCATTGGACATTACTCTATGACTCACGACTAGATGGTGCCGGTACAAATCGATTTCTTCATCATGTATTAGGGTATCGTGGTCCAAATCTGATACTATTTCGATGTGACGATGATCTTCTTTTTGGTGTTGCCAATCCAAATGAGTGGCGTGAAACACATCTTTACGTTGGTGATGAGGACAGTTGCTGTCTACAGCTACTTCCAAA GTTTGTGTTGCTTGAAAAAAAACCCAAGAGTCTTTTTTTAAATACTCATATTCGAGGATACCCTAAGGGACTTCGGGCCGGATCCGATCCACGTAAACCAGTTTTGATTGTAGATgaacattttgaaaaattggAGCATCGCGGACTGCAACACAAAATACTATCAATTGAAGTTTGGGGTTGTGGAAATCAACAACAACGTGAAATTCAGTTGGACATAAAGAAATGGCAAATCAAAGAAGCCGAACGTCAACGAACTGTTAAAATGACGGCAGCAGATTGGATGGACCATCCTGATCGATACTTACTAGAGCTTGGAGGACgcaaaaattataataattctTCGTCATAA